Part of the uncultured Anaeromusa sp. genome is shown below.
TTTCCTGCCGCGAACGCGGCGCCACATAGACTTCGCAGCCAATCACAGGATGAATACCCTGTTTTTTCGCTTCTTTATAGAAATCAACGACTCCGTACATGGTTCCATGATCGGTAATCGCCAAAGACGTCATGCCCAGCTCTTTGGCCCGAGCCACCAGATTTTTAATACGGCTGGCTCCATCAAGCAAGCTATATTCAGTATGCACATGCAAGTGCGTAAACGGTACCTTGGACATAGCAACCTCCCGAAGTTGTTCTTGTCTCATTTTCCTTCAATCGTCGTATCTTGTCAAATCGATTGCCTTGACTATTTTTTCAGTAGGACTTATGCTTAATATACCCTACTGGGGTATTGCATCAAGGAGGATATTATATGCTAAACGAAAAAGAAAAGAAAAATCTCCAGCAACGTTTAAAAAAAGTATCCGGTCAAATTAACGGCATTGATAAAATGATCGACGACAGCCGCTACTGCGTAGACATTCTGCAGCAAATTCTCGCCGCCCGGGCCGCGCTGAACCAGGTCGCCCTGCTCATTTTAGAAAGCCATACCAAAAGCTGCGTGGTCAACGCCATCAAAGCGGATCACGCCAACGAAAGCATCGCTGAATTAATGACCGTACTCAAACAGTTTAATCGTTAAAGGATGTGAGCGTATGTCTGCTGAACAGCAAACAACCTTGAAAATTTCCGGCATGTCCTGCGCCGCCTGCGCCAAGCGCATCGAAAAAGGCCTCTCCCGCCTTGACGGCGTTACCCAGGCTCAAGTCAATTTCGCCACCGAAGCCGCCAGTGTCACCTACGACGCCGCCAAAGTCCGCGAAACCCAATTAGCGGAAAAAGTGGCGACCTTGGGCTTCCAGGTGATTCTGGAAAAAGCGGATTTTAAGATATCTGGCATGACCTGCGTCAACTGCGCCGCCCTCATTGAAAAAATGCTGGTCAAAGCTCCCGGCGTTCACTCTGTCCAGGTTAATTTCGCCTCGGAAAAAGCCAGCATTCAATATAATGCCAGCGTCCTTGCTGCGTATGACCTGCAGGAAAAAATACGACGCCTTGGCTATGAGGCAACTCCGATCATTGAAAAGGCATCCTTTGATCAAGAAAAACAGCTGCGTCAAAAGGAACTGCACACCCAGAAACAGCGTCTCTTTTTTGCAGCGGCCTTATCGCTGCCGCTGCTGCTAGGCATGGTTTTTCATACCCTGCAATGGGAAGCGGCGCACTGGCTGATGAACCCTTATGTGCAGTTGCTTTTGGCCACGCCAGTGCAATTCGGCGCCGGCTGGGCTTTTTATCGCGGCGCTTACCATGCGCTGCGCAGCGGCAGTGCTAATATGGACGTCTTAGTCGTTTTGGGCACCTCCGCCGCCTATTTCTACAGTCTCGCCAACGTGCTGCAAGATCAGCCGCAGCTATATTTCGAGACC
Proteins encoded:
- a CDS encoding metal-sensitive transcriptional regulator — encoded protein: MLNEKEKKNLQQRLKKVSGQINGIDKMIDDSRYCVDILQQILAARAALNQVALLILESHTKSCVVNAIKADHANESIAELMTVLKQFNR